The stretch of DNA GCTCTGCTGTTTTTCCGAATAGTTTCACGGTAAGCAACCTGAGGTTTACCCACAGTAGCTTCTACGTTAAACTCTCGTAGCATTCGGTCAACCAGAATTTCTAGGTGCAACTCACCCATTCCAGCGATAACAGTTTGATTGGTTTCTGCATCGGTATTAACCCGAAAAGTTGGGTCTTCATCTGATAGAGCTTGTAAGGCTTTAGATAGTTTTTCCATATCGCCTTTTGTTTTAGGCTCTACTGCCACTGAAATAACTGGTTCGGGAATGTACAGTGACTCTAAAATGATTGGTTTATCTTCATCACAAAGAGTATCCCCAGTTGTCGCTAGTTTCAAACCAACAGCAGCACCTAAATCTCCTGCTCTTAGCTCGTCTACTTCAATCCGTTCATTGGATTTTAAAACAACTAAGCGAGCAATGCGCTCTTTTTTATCCTTAGTTGCATTGTAGACATAGCTACCTTTGGTAAGAACACCTGAGTAAACTCTGATAAAAGTTAGACGACCATATTTATCTGAGGTAATTTTAAAAGCAAGAGCAGAAAATGGCTCATTATCATCAGATTTTCTGACTGCTTCTGTACCATCAGGTAAAGTTCCTTTAATTGCAGGTACTTCTGTAGGAGCGGGTAAATAATCTACCACTGCATCTAATAAAAGCTGAACGCCCTTATTTTTAAAAGCAGAGCCACAAAGCATTGGCATGATTGACCCATCAATCGTTCCTTTACGTAAAGCAGTTCTGATTTCTTCTTCAGAAAACTCTTCTTCCATCATGAATTTTTCCAGAAGTGCTTCATCAGTTTCTGCAACTGCTTCAATCATCTTGGCGCGATATTCATTTGCCAATTCTTGTAGTTCTTCAGGAATTTCAACATCTTCAATCTGTTCGCCGAGATCATCTTTGTAAATTTTGGCACGCATTCTTACCAAATCAATAATTCCTTGGAATTCGTTTTCGCTACCAATCGGAATTTGAATCGGAACAGCGTTTGCTCTGAGACGATCTTTAATCTGTTCGTAAACTTTAAAAAAGTTTGCGCCAGTACGATCCATTTTGTTGACAAAAGCAATTCGAGGTACTTGATATCGGTCTGCTTGTCTCCAAACGGTTTCAGATTGGGGTTGTACCCCACCTACAGAACAAAATACAGCGATAACACCATCTAAGACCCGCATTGAACGTTCTACTTCAATGGTAAAGTCAACGTGTCCTGGTGTATCAATGATATTAATTTTACAATCTTTCCAACTGGTACTAATCGCAGCAGCAGTAATGGTGATTCCCCTTTCCTGCTCTTGCTGCATATGATCCATAGTTGCCGTACCTTCATGGACTTCACCCAACTTGTGAGCAATACCAGTGTAAAACAGGATACGTTCGGTAGTTGTTGTTTTGCCCGCGTCTATATGAGCCGCGATGCCTATATTTCGTACCCTTTCTAGTGGGATACTACGTGCCACAGATACCTCCTTAAATCTTGCCAGGCAAGTTATTAAATGTTTGTTATTTTTTTACACTATTTACAATTCTATACTTTTAGTAGCATAAGCTCCCAGCGACAGTGGAGGGAAATCCGTCGCGGTTTTTTTTGCCACTTTGTAGTATCATTATGTAAAACTTTTTAATACCGATAATGAGCAAAAGCTTTATTTGCTTCTGCCATACGATGAGTTTCTTCTCTTTTTTTGATTGCGCCTCCAGTTTCGTTGGCAGCATCCATAATTTCATTCGCTAATTTACTTGCCATAGTGCGACCTCCTCTCGCACGAGCAAAATGTACTAGCCAACGTAAAGCTAGAGTTGTTCCTCTTGAAGATTTTACTTCCATAGGAACTTGATAGGTTGCACCACCGACTCGACGCGCTTTAACTTCAACTAGAGGTGTAATATTTTTAATCGCTTGTTCAAATACTTCCAAAGGGTCATTACCAGTTCTTGAACCTATAGTTGTGAGGGCATCATAAACTATACGAGTAGCAAGTGACTGTTTGCCAGAACTCATTACACGTCTAACAGTCATATTCACCAGACGACTGTTGTAAACTGGATCTGGAGGAACTGGGCGTTTTCTTTTAATTGAACGACGAGACATAGTTTTTATTTACAATCAATATTTAAGGAACTATATATTTAGTAATTTTTGATACTATACAATTTGCCCTAGATTATTGGATACTTTATAGCAAAATATCCTTAAAATTGTCTCAGCTTGAAAGCTTGCCAGGACTAATTTAAGTCCCTAAACATCAAGACAAATTATTAAACATCACAAAACGCACGTTTAATCAATATAGCAATTCACTAAAAAGGGCATCCCTTCCTTGTTTAATTAGAGGATGCCTTGAGTCGCCCTAATTTTGATGAGATTAAGGACAAACTCAAGTTGTTTTAGGGCGTTTAGTGCCGTATTTGGATCGACCCTGCCTTCTATCTTTAACACCAGTAGCATCTAAAGTTCCACGAACTATATGATATCTTACTCCTGGCAAATCTTTAACTCTTCCACCACGAATAAGAACTACAGAGTGTTCTTGCAAATTATGTCCAATTCCTGGAATATAAGCTGTAACTTCAAATCCAGAGGTCAGTCGAACCCGAGCAACCTTTCTTAAAGCTGAGTTAGGTTTTTTGGGAGTTGTGGTATATACTCTTGTGCAAACTCCACGACGCTGAGGACATTCTTTGAGAGCGGGGGATTTAGTCTTTTTCTGAATTTTGGCGCGTTCGCTACGGATTAGTTGCTGGATGGTGGGCATGAGTCATGTATTAAGAACAAATTGCTGGTCTTCGAAATTACAATAGTCGACAAATCCTAATAATATACAAATAAGGTTGATGGTGTCAACCAATTA from Stanieria cyanosphaera PCC 7437 encodes:
- the fusA gene encoding elongation factor G — translated: MARSIPLERVRNIGIAAHIDAGKTTTTERILFYTGIAHKLGEVHEGTATMDHMQQEQERGITITAAAISTSWKDCKINIIDTPGHVDFTIEVERSMRVLDGVIAVFCSVGGVQPQSETVWRQADRYQVPRIAFVNKMDRTGANFFKVYEQIKDRLRANAVPIQIPIGSENEFQGIIDLVRMRAKIYKDDLGEQIEDVEIPEELQELANEYRAKMIEAVAETDEALLEKFMMEEEFSEEEIRTALRKGTIDGSIMPMLCGSAFKNKGVQLLLDAVVDYLPAPTEVPAIKGTLPDGTEAVRKSDDNEPFSALAFKITSDKYGRLTFIRVYSGVLTKGSYVYNATKDKKERIARLVVLKSNERIEVDELRAGDLGAAVGLKLATTGDTLCDEDKPIILESLYIPEPVISVAVEPKTKGDMEKLSKALQALSDEDPTFRVNTDAETNQTVIAGMGELHLEILVDRMLREFNVEATVGKPQVAYRETIRKNSRAEGKWIKQSGGKGQYGHAVIEIEPGQPASGFEFVSKIVGGAIPKEYIPAVEQGVKESCESGILSGYPLIDVKVTLVDGSYHDVDSNEMAFKLAGSMAVREAVMKASPVLLEPVMKVEVEVPEDFLGDVMGDLNSRRGNIEGMNSDDGQSKVSAKVPLAEMFGYATDIRSKTQGRGIFSMEFSNYEEVPRNVAEAIIDKNKGNA
- the rpsG gene encoding 30S ribosomal protein S7, whose translation is MSRRSIKRKRPVPPDPVYNSRLVNMTVRRVMSSGKQSLATRIVYDALTTIGSRTGNDPLEVFEQAIKNITPLVEVKARRVGGATYQVPMEVKSSRGTTLALRWLVHFARARGGRTMASKLANEIMDAANETGGAIKKREETHRMAEANKAFAHYRY
- the rpsL gene encoding 30S ribosomal protein S12 — translated: MPTIQQLIRSERAKIQKKTKSPALKECPQRRGVCTRVYTTTPKKPNSALRKVARVRLTSGFEVTAYIPGIGHNLQEHSVVLIRGGRVKDLPGVRYHIVRGTLDATGVKDRRQGRSKYGTKRPKTT